A section of the Citrobacter farmeri genome encodes:
- a CDS encoding PhzF family isomerase yields the protein MKPQVYHVDAFTRTPFRGNSAGVVLHADGLSDAQMQLIARELRHSETAFLLQSDDSDVRIRYFTPTVEVPICGHATVAAHYVRSTVLGLGNATVWQTSLAGRHRVEIRHDNDDYRISLEQGAPSFDAPLEGDIRAAILRALHLSEDAVLPGLPIQVASTGHSKVMIPLKPEVNIDALTPDLSALCAISQQIGCNGFFPFQIRPGKNETDGRMFSPAIGIVEDPVTGNANGPMGAWLVHHHLLPHDGKLLQVKGHQGRALGREGTVDIDVTIKDNQPVKVTISGNAVILFHAPWAIDF from the coding sequence ATGAAACCACAGGTTTACCATGTAGATGCCTTCACCAGAACCCCTTTTCGCGGCAACTCTGCCGGTGTTGTCCTGCATGCTGACGGACTCAGCGATGCGCAGATGCAACTGATTGCCCGCGAACTGCGCCACTCCGAAACCGCATTCCTGCTACAAAGCGACGACAGCGATGTTCGCATTCGCTACTTTACTCCCACGGTCGAAGTACCCATCTGCGGACATGCCACCGTTGCGGCGCATTATGTCCGTTCCACGGTGCTGGGACTGGGCAATGCCACAGTGTGGCAAACCTCGCTGGCCGGACGTCACCGGGTAGAGATCCGCCATGATAACGACGATTATCGTATCTCGCTGGAACAAGGTGCCCCCTCCTTCGACGCGCCACTCGAAGGCGACATCCGCGCCGCCATTCTTCGCGCACTGCACCTGAGTGAAGACGCAGTCCTACCAGGCCTGCCGATTCAGGTTGCCTCGACCGGCCATTCGAAAGTGATGATCCCGTTGAAGCCTGAAGTGAATATCGACGCCCTCACGCCCGACCTTTCTGCACTTTGCGCTATCAGTCAGCAGATTGGCTGCAATGGCTTTTTTCCTTTTCAGATCCGCCCGGGCAAAAATGAAACCGACGGACGCATGTTCTCTCCGGCAATCGGTATTGTGGAAGATCCGGTGACGGGCAATGCTAACGGCCCAATGGGTGCCTGGCTGGTACATCACCATTTATTACCCCATGACGGGAAATTGCTCCAGGTGAAAGGCCATCAGGGACGGGCATTAGGCCGCGAAGGCACTGTTGATATTGACGTAACGATTAAGGATAACCAACCGGTGAAAGTCACGATATCCGGCAATGCGGTGATCCTGTTTCACGCACCATGGGCGATAGATTTTTGA
- a CDS encoding autotransporter outer membrane beta-barrel domain-containing protein produces the protein MKEFKLTTMALLIGSLLMTNNAYAKIYNEDEGIITGSGVLTEGGSYKIVSTSGENNTISVANNGGITITNPGGTPIVNAWGEFEDGDFSLASGTVFVANSGTINLGSGSTVNQITGDFIPGTVDGRPDLALDEDYQSLFAVGIMDMGGTSDAYRAQKGTLIADDLTINVSHQRNGKTISGIYSDKNNGVITLTGDTTVNATVTGTNGHVFGVYAKEGTFIDAENLIVNNKSTEYSVGIVSESKNAANRSRIQYQNATVKSVANDFADGINANAGYIEAFGDTYVDVTANAVGAVASAIWLSDGLSGIDLDSSITTHGTTTLLLKSGADGTVLDGVDSMGSTQYTGNDLNITLDTQGHQQTTGTGILASKDDALTAGKIDINGRLNIDVVDTTRSGSWSYVHADKGGEITLNGEVQMGVNYNDPDATAILAENADSRVTITPQKVQVVGTIEARDAAVVDISAINQSRIVGGTVTSDDAVNNLSLAEGSAWNMTKSSQLTHLTLDDSTLTFMPGGAKRLRQTREATSFKTLTVNGDYTGANGNIVMNTQLGDDASPTDRMIVTGNTSGTTNVKVLNAGGAGGLTTEGIELISVAGNSDGVFRQNGRIVAGAYDYTLQRGVGENNKNWYLSSALSPATPVDPASPGDPTDPQSPSPTPREHAVRPEAGLYGMNLQAANTLFNTRLQDRLGETHYVDALTGEEAVTSLWLRNVGGHTRQKDSSDQLAMQSNRYVMQLGGDIAQWTSGNTDRFHLGLMAGYANQKSRAENQRNGNRADSRISGYSAGLYGTWLQDNETHEGAYVDTWAQYSWFDNTVSGRDVESEEYDSRGFTASVESGYTWKLATLSERNSLYIQPKAQVTWMGVKADEHKEVNGTRVEGNGDGNIQTRVGVRLFGKGHNQRDNDKHRTFQPFVEANWIHNSKDFGVSMNSENVNLEGARNIGELKAGVEGQLTKHVALWGNVAQQAGDKGYSDTSAMIGIKASF, from the coding sequence ATGAAAGAATTTAAATTAACGACAATGGCGTTATTGATCGGTAGTCTGTTAATGACAAATAACGCTTATGCAAAAATCTATAATGAAGATGAAGGGATTATCACCGGGAGCGGTGTCCTGACTGAAGGCGGTTCATATAAAATTGTCAGTACCTCAGGGGAAAATAACACAATCTCCGTGGCAAATAATGGGGGGATTACGATTACCAACCCTGGCGGAACGCCAATCGTTAACGCCTGGGGCGAGTTTGAAGATGGCGATTTTTCACTCGCGTCTGGCACTGTTTTTGTTGCCAATAGCGGGACAATCAATTTAGGGTCCGGCTCTACGGTAAATCAAATTACCGGGGATTTTATTCCGGGTACGGTCGACGGACGCCCGGACCTGGCGCTTGATGAAGATTATCAATCTCTGTTCGCCGTCGGCATTATGGATATGGGGGGGACAAGTGACGCTTATCGGGCACAGAAAGGCACGCTTATTGCTGATGATTTAACCATAAACGTCAGCCACCAGCGCAACGGTAAGACTATCTCAGGTATCTATTCTGATAAAAACAATGGCGTTATTACCTTAACCGGTGACACCACGGTGAATGCAACGGTAACCGGGACGAATGGACATGTTTTTGGCGTTTATGCGAAGGAAGGGACTTTCATCGACGCTGAAAATCTTATTGTGAATAACAAGAGTACAGAGTACTCCGTTGGGATTGTTTCAGAATCGAAAAACGCAGCTAACCGCTCACGTATTCAGTATCAAAATGCCACCGTTAAATCTGTTGCCAATGATTTTGCGGATGGTATTAATGCTAACGCCGGTTATATCGAAGCGTTTGGCGATACCTATGTCGATGTCACTGCCAATGCCGTTGGGGCCGTCGCGTCCGCGATCTGGCTTTCTGATGGCCTTTCCGGTATCGATTTGGATTCGTCTATCACCACCCACGGTACGACGACCCTGCTGCTCAAATCCGGTGCAGATGGGACGGTTCTTGATGGCGTTGACTCAATGGGGTCCACGCAATATACCGGTAACGACCTGAACATCACTCTGGACACCCAGGGACACCAACAGACAACCGGCACCGGTATTCTGGCCAGTAAAGACGATGCGCTGACAGCGGGTAAAATCGACATTAATGGTCGTCTGAACATCGATGTCGTCGATACCACCCGCAGCGGTAGCTGGAGCTATGTCCATGCGGACAAAGGCGGCGAAATCACGCTGAACGGCGAGGTACAGATGGGGGTGAACTACAACGACCCGGATGCCACCGCTATTCTGGCTGAAAATGCAGACTCCCGCGTGACGATTACCCCGCAAAAAGTCCAGGTGGTCGGGACAATCGAAGCCCGGGATGCCGCCGTGGTTGACATCAGCGCAATCAACCAGTCGCGCATTGTTGGCGGAACGGTAACCAGCGACGACGCGGTGAATAACCTGTCGCTGGCGGAGGGCTCGGCCTGGAATATGACCAAAAGTTCTCAGCTCACTCACCTGACGCTGGATGACTCCACGCTGACCTTCATGCCGGGCGGAGCGAAGCGTCTCAGACAGACCCGTGAGGCCACAAGCTTCAAAACCCTGACGGTGAACGGCGATTATACCGGTGCGAACGGTAACATCGTGATGAACACCCAACTGGGCGATGACGCGTCGCCGACCGATCGGATGATCGTTACCGGCAACACTTCGGGTACCACGAACGTAAAAGTGCTCAACGCCGGTGGCGCGGGCGGCCTGACGACTGAGGGTATAGAACTGATTAGCGTCGCCGGCAATTCTGACGGCGTGTTCAGACAAAATGGTCGTATCGTGGCCGGTGCGTATGACTACACTCTGCAACGCGGCGTAGGTGAGAACAACAAGAACTGGTATCTGAGCAGCGCCCTGTCTCCGGCCACTCCGGTGGATCCTGCCTCGCCTGGTGATCCTACCGATCCGCAGTCGCCATCCCCGACGCCGCGTGAACACGCGGTACGTCCGGAAGCCGGTCTGTACGGTATGAACCTGCAGGCAGCGAATACGCTGTTTAACACCCGTTTACAGGATCGTCTGGGTGAAACGCATTACGTGGATGCACTCACCGGCGAGGAAGCCGTCACCAGCCTGTGGCTGCGTAACGTTGGCGGTCATACCCGTCAGAAAGACAGCAGCGACCAACTGGCGATGCAGAGCAACCGCTATGTTATGCAGCTGGGCGGCGATATTGCACAGTGGACTTCAGGCAACACCGATCGCTTCCATCTGGGCCTGATGGCCGGCTACGCCAACCAGAAGAGCCGTGCGGAAAACCAGCGTAACGGTAACCGCGCTGACAGTCGCATCAGTGGTTACAGCGCTGGTCTGTACGGCACCTGGCTGCAGGACAACGAAACCCACGAAGGGGCATACGTTGACACCTGGGCGCAGTACAGCTGGTTTGATAACACCGTTTCTGGTCGTGACGTTGAGTCAGAAGAGTATGATTCCCGCGGCTTCACCGCCTCTGTCGAATCCGGCTATACCTGGAAACTGGCGACGTTAAGCGAACGTAACTCACTGTATATCCAGCCTAAAGCACAGGTCACCTGGATGGGCGTGAAGGCGGATGAGCACAAAGAAGTGAACGGTACCCGCGTGGAAGGCAACGGCGATGGCAACATTCAGACCCGTGTCGGCGTCCGTCTGTTCGGCAAGGGACATAACCAACGGGACAATGATAAGCACCGTACTTTCCAGCCGTTTGTGGAAGCCAACTGGATCCATAACAGCAAAGACTTTGGCGTCTCAATGAATAGTGAAAACGTGAATCTGGAGGGGGCCCGCAATATCGGCGAACTGAAAGCCGGTGTCGAAGGTCAGTTGACGAAGCATGTCGCCCTGTGGGGTAACGTCGCTCAGCAGGCTGGCGACAAAGGCTATAGCGATACGTCAGCGATGATCGGGATTAAAGCCTCGTTCTGA
- the narI gene encoding respiratory nitrate reductase subunit gamma gives MIQFLNVFFYDIYPYLCGTVFILGSWLRYDYGQYTWRASSSQMLDKRGMVLWSNLFHIGILGIFFGHLFGMLTPHWMYAWFLPIAVKQQMAMIAGGICGVLTLVGGAGLLVRRLTNSRIRATSSTADILILCILLIQCILGLSTIPFSAQHPDGSEMLKLVEWAQSVVTFRGGASAHLDGVAFIFRVHLVLGMTIFLLFPFTRLVHVWSAPFEYFSRRYQIVRSRR, from the coding sequence ATGATACAGTTCCTGAACGTCTTTTTTTACGACATCTACCCCTATCTGTGCGGGACGGTTTTCATCCTTGGCAGTTGGTTACGCTATGACTACGGGCAGTACACCTGGCGCGCGTCTTCCAGTCAGATGCTGGACAAGCGCGGGATGGTCCTGTGGTCGAATCTCTTCCACATCGGCATTCTGGGGATCTTCTTTGGCCACCTGTTCGGGATGTTAACCCCACACTGGATGTACGCCTGGTTCCTGCCCATTGCGGTGAAACAACAGATGGCGATGATTGCGGGCGGGATTTGCGGCGTGCTGACGCTGGTCGGCGGCGCGGGGCTGCTGGTGCGTCGTCTGACCAACTCCCGCATCCGGGCCACCTCGTCCACGGCGGATATTCTGATCCTCTGCATTCTGCTGATTCAGTGCATTCTGGGCTTAAGCACGATACCGTTCTCCGCGCAGCACCCGGACGGTAGTGAAATGCTGAAGCTGGTGGAATGGGCGCAGTCCGTCGTCACCTTCCGTGGCGGAGCTTCTGCCCACCTGGACGGCGTGGCGTTTATCTTCCGCGTACATCTGGTGTTAGGAATGACCATCTTCCTGCTCTTTCCGTTCACCCGTCTGGTTCACGTCTGGAGCGCGCCGTTTGAGTACTTCAGTCGTCGCTATCAGATCGTTCGTTCCCGGCGATAA
- the narW gene encoding nitrate reductase molybdenum cofactor assembly chaperone: MQILKVIGLLMEYPDEWLWACKDDALALVRHDAPMLTDFTETLLSAPLLDKQAEWCEVFDRGRATSLLLFEHVHAESRDRGQAMVDLLAQYEKVGLQLDCRELPDHLPLYLEYLSVLPEAEAREGLQNVAPILALLGGRLKQRDAPWYQLFDALLLLSGSPLSSDSVTKQVGTEARDDTRQALDAVWEEEQVKFIEDNATACDSSPLQQYQRRFSQDVAPQYVDVSAGGPK; this comes from the coding sequence ATGCAAATCCTCAAGGTGATTGGCCTGCTGATGGAGTATCCGGATGAGTGGCTGTGGGCGTGTAAGGATGACGCTCTGGCGCTGGTACGTCACGATGCGCCGATGCTCACCGACTTTACCGAAACGCTGCTCAGCGCGCCCCTGCTCGATAAACAGGCCGAATGGTGCGAAGTCTTTGACCGCGGACGCGCCACTTCGCTACTGCTGTTCGAGCACGTCCACGCGGAGTCCCGCGATCGCGGTCAGGCGATGGTGGATCTGTTGGCGCAGTACGAAAAAGTGGGATTACAACTCGACTGTCGCGAACTGCCGGACCATCTGCCGCTGTATCTGGAATATCTGAGCGTACTGCCGGAAGCGGAAGCACGCGAAGGCTTGCAGAACGTCGCGCCGATTCTCGCCCTGCTGGGTGGACGTTTAAAGCAGCGGGACGCGCCGTGGTATCAACTGTTCGATGCCCTGCTGTTACTGTCTGGCAGCCCACTTTCAAGTGACAGTGTCACTAAACAGGTTGGCACCGAAGCGCGTGATGATACCCGTCAGGCGCTGGATGCCGTCTGGGAAGAGGAACAGGTGAAATTTATCGAAGATAACGCCACGGCCTGTGACAGTTCGCCATTACAGCAATATCAACGACGCTTTAGCCAGGACGTCGCACCGCAGTATGTTGACGTCAGCGCGGGAGGCCCGAAATGA
- a CDS encoding nitrate reductase subunit alpha — translation MSKLLDRFRYFKQKGDTFADGHGQVMHTNRDWEDSYRQRWQFDKIVRSTHGVNCTGSCSWKIYVKNGLVTWETQQTDYPRTRPDLPNHEPRGCPRGASYSWYLYSANRLKYPLVRKRLIELWRDALAAHADPVLAWDSIMNDPQKCQSYKQVRGRGGFIRSNWKELNQLIAAANVWTVKTYGPDRVAGFSPIPAMSMVSYAAGTRYLSLLGGTCLSFYDWYCDLPPASPMTWGEQTDVPESADWYNSSYIIAWGSNVPQTRTPDAHFFTEVRYKGTKTVAITPDFSEVAKLSDQWLAPKQGTDSALAMAMGHVILKEFHLDNPSDYFLNYCRRYTDMPMLVLLDVREDGSYVPGRMMRASDLVDGLGESNNPEWKTVACNGTGELVVPNGSIGFRWGEKGKWNLETLAAGSETELSLSLLGQHDEVLGVAFPYFGGNENPHFRSVKQEPVLVRQLPVKQLTLANGSRCPVVSVYDLVLANYGLDRGLEDAYAAIAYSEVKAYTPAWAEQITGVPRFQIETIAREFADTAHKTHGRSMIILGAGVNHWYHMDMNYRGMINILVFCGCVGQSGGGWAHYVGQEKLRPQTGWLPLAFALDWNRPPRQMNSTSFFYNHASQWRYEKLTAQELLSPLADPSKFTGHLIDFNVRAERMGWLPSAPQLNLNPLTVKARAEKAGLSPAEYTVAALKSGDIRFACEQPDSGKNHPRNLFVWRSNLLGSSGKGHEYMLKYLLGTESGIQGEALGSREGIKPEEVEWQSAAIEGKLDLLVTLDFRMSSTCLFSDIVLPTATWYEKDDMNTSDMHPFIHPLSAAVDPAWESKSDWEIYKGIANVFSEVCVGHLGQETDVVLQPLQHDSPAELSQPFDIQDWRKGECDLIPGKTAPNIAVVERDYPATYERFTSLGPLMDTLGNGGKGISWNTRTEVDFLGKLNYTKREGPAKGRPLIETALDASEVILALAPETNGQVAVKAWEALGAMTGREHTHLALNKEDEKIRFRDIQAQPRKIISSPTWSGLESEHVSYNAGYTNVHELIPWRTLSGRQQLYQDHQWMRAFGESLVAYRPPIDTRSVSEMREIPPNGFPEKALNFLTPHQKWGIHSTYSENLLMLTLSRGGPIVWISETDAKELGIEDNDWIEAFNANGALTARAVVSQRVPPGMTMMYHAQERIMNIPGSEVTGMRGGIHNSVTRVCPKPTHMIGGYAQLAYGFNYYGTVGSNRDEFIMIRKMKNIDWLDDEGRDQVQEAKK, via the coding sequence ATGAGTAAACTGTTGGATCGCTTCCGTTACTTCAAACAAAAGGGTGACACCTTTGCTGACGGTCACGGTCAGGTGATGCATACCAACCGGGACTGGGAAGACAGCTATCGCCAGCGCTGGCAATTTGACAAGATTGTCCGTTCAACCCACGGGGTGAATTGTACCGGCTCGTGTAGCTGGAAAATCTACGTTAAAAATGGTCTGGTAACCTGGGAAACCCAGCAGACCGACTATCCGCGTACGCGCCCGGACCTGCCCAACCATGAACCGCGCGGCTGTCCGCGCGGCGCCAGCTACTCCTGGTATCTGTACAGCGCCAACCGTCTGAAATACCCGCTGGTGCGTAAACGACTGATCGAACTGTGGCGTGATGCCCTGGCCGCCCATGCCGATCCGGTGCTGGCGTGGGATTCAATCATGAACGACCCGCAAAAGTGCCAGAGCTACAAGCAGGTACGCGGACGCGGCGGGTTTATCCGCTCCAACTGGAAGGAGCTGAACCAGCTCATTGCCGCCGCTAACGTCTGGACCGTCAAAACCTATGGCCCGGACCGCGTTGCTGGTTTCTCACCCATCCCGGCGATGTCGATGGTTTCTTACGCCGCCGGTACCCGCTATCTTTCCCTGCTCGGCGGCACCTGTCTGAGTTTTTACGACTGGTACTGCGACTTACCGCCCGCCTCACCCATGACCTGGGGCGAACAGACCGACGTCCCCGAATCCGCCGACTGGTACAACTCCAGCTATATCATTGCCTGGGGCTCAAACGTACCGCAAACGCGTACGCCAGATGCCCACTTCTTTACCGAAGTGCGCTACAAAGGCACTAAAACCGTTGCTATTACCCCCGACTTCTCCGAAGTTGCCAAGCTAAGCGATCAATGGCTCGCGCCAAAACAAGGCACCGACAGCGCGCTGGCGATGGCAATGGGACACGTTATCTTAAAAGAGTTCCACCTCGACAACCCCAGCGACTATTTCCTCAACTACTGCCGCCGCTACACCGATATGCCGATGCTGGTATTGCTGGATGTCCGCGAGGACGGCAGTTACGTGCCAGGACGGATGATGCGCGCCTCGGATCTGGTCGATGGTCTGGGCGAAAGTAACAACCCGGAGTGGAAAACGGTCGCCTGCAACGGCACAGGTGAACTGGTGGTGCCTAACGGTTCGATCGGTTTCCGCTGGGGCGAAAAAGGCAAATGGAACCTTGAGACACTGGCAGCAGGTTCAGAAACCGAACTGTCGCTGTCATTACTCGGTCAGCATGATGAGGTGCTGGGCGTCGCATTCCCCTATTTCGGCGGCAATGAAAACCCGCATTTTCGCAGCGTGAAGCAGGAACCCGTGCTGGTGCGCCAGCTCCCGGTGAAGCAACTGACGCTTGCCAATGGCAGTCGATGCCCGGTGGTCAGCGTCTACGATCTGGTGCTGGCGAACTACGGCCTCGATCGCGGTCTTGAAGATGCATACGCAGCGATTGCGTATTCCGAGGTGAAAGCCTACACCCCGGCATGGGCAGAACAGATAACCGGCGTACCGCGCTTTCAGATTGAAACCATCGCCCGTGAGTTCGCCGATACCGCGCATAAGACCCACGGTCGCTCGATGATTATCCTCGGCGCCGGCGTCAACCACTGGTATCACATGGACATGAACTACCGGGGAATGATCAACATCCTCGTATTCTGCGGTTGTGTCGGACAGAGCGGCGGCGGTTGGGCGCACTATGTTGGCCAGGAAAAACTGCGCCCGCAAACCGGCTGGCTGCCGCTGGCCTTTGCCCTGGACTGGAACCGTCCGCCGCGCCAGATGAACAGCACCTCGTTTTTCTACAACCATGCCAGCCAGTGGCGTTATGAAAAACTGACTGCTCAGGAGCTGCTTTCGCCGCTGGCGGATCCCTCAAAATTCACCGGTCATCTGATCGATTTCAACGTGCGCGCCGAACGGATGGGCTGGCTGCCCTCTGCGCCACAGCTCAATCTCAATCCGCTGACTGTCAAAGCCCGCGCCGAAAAAGCCGGTTTATCGCCCGCGGAATACACCGTTGCGGCATTGAAATCCGGTGATATTCGTTTTGCCTGCGAACAGCCGGACAGCGGTAAGAACCATCCGCGAAACCTGTTTGTCTGGCGCTCTAACCTGCTGGGTTCTTCCGGCAAGGGCCATGAATACATGCTCAAATATTTGCTTGGTACAGAGAGCGGTATTCAGGGGGAAGCGCTGGGATCTCGCGAAGGCATTAAGCCGGAAGAGGTGGAATGGCAGTCTGCGGCGATAGAGGGAAAACTCGACCTGCTGGTGACGCTTGATTTCCGTATGTCGAGCACCTGTCTGTTCTCCGATATTGTTCTGCCCACCGCCACCTGGTATGAAAAAGACGACATGAATACCTCGGATATGCATCCGTTTATTCATCCGCTGTCGGCGGCGGTGGATCCGGCGTGGGAATCGAAAAGCGACTGGGAAATTTACAAAGGCATTGCCAACGTCTTTTCCGAGGTCTGTGTCGGCCATCTGGGACAAGAAACCGACGTGGTGCTGCAACCGTTACAACACGATTCACCGGCGGAACTCTCGCAGCCGTTTGACATTCAGGACTGGCGCAAAGGGGAATGCGATCTGATCCCCGGAAAAACCGCGCCGAACATCGCCGTGGTGGAGCGCGACTATCCCGCGACGTACGAGCGTTTTACCTCGCTCGGACCGCTGATGGATACGTTGGGTAACGGCGGGAAAGGGATCTCGTGGAACACCCGGACGGAGGTCGATTTCCTCGGCAAGCTTAACTACACCAAGCGCGAAGGCCCGGCGAAAGGCCGACCGCTGATCGAAACCGCCCTGGACGCGTCGGAAGTTATCCTCGCCCTTGCCCCGGAAACCAACGGTCAGGTCGCCGTGAAGGCATGGGAAGCGCTCGGTGCGATGACCGGACGTGAACATACTCATCTGGCGCTCAACAAAGAAGACGAGAAGATTCGTTTTCGCGATATCCAGGCGCAGCCGCGCAAAATCATCTCCAGCCCGACGTGGTCAGGTCTGGAAAGCGAGCATGTCTCCTATAACGCGGGTTATACCAACGTCCATGAGCTGATCCCGTGGCGCACGCTCTCCGGTCGTCAGCAACTGTATCAGGATCATCAGTGGATGCGCGCGTTTGGCGAAAGCCTGGTGGCCTATCGTCCGCCTATCGACACCCGCAGCGTCAGTGAGATGCGTGAAATTCCGCCGAACGGCTTCCCGGAGAAAGCGCTGAACTTCCTGACGCCGCACCAGAAATGGGGCATTCACTCCACCTACAGCGAAAACCTGCTGATGCTGACGCTGTCACGCGGTGGGCCGATTGTCTGGATCAGTGAAACGGATGCGAAAGAACTCGGTATTGAGGATAACGACTGGATCGAGGCTTTTAACGCCAACGGCGCCCTCACCGCCCGCGCGGTGGTCAGCCAGCGCGTGCCGCCCGGCATGACCATGATGTACCACGCGCAGGAACGCATCATGAATATCCCCGGATCGGAAGTGACCGGCATGCGCGGCGGGATCCACAACTCCGTCACTCGCGTCTGTCCGAAACCAACGCACATGATCGGCGGCTATGCGCAGCTTGCTTACGGCTTTAACTATTACGGTACCGTCGGCTCCAACCGCGATGAATTCATCATGATTAGAAAAATGAAGAACATTGACTGGCTGGACGATGAAGGTCGGGATCAGGTACAGGAGGCGAAAAAATGA
- the narH gene encoding nitrate reductase subunit beta gives MKIRSQVGMVLNLDKCIGCHTCSVTCKNVWTGREGMEYAWFNNVETKPGIGYPKNWEDQEEWQGGWVRDVNGKIRPRLGGKMGVITKIFANPVIPQIDDYYEPFTYDYQHLHSAPEGKHMPTARPRSLIDGKRMDKIIWGPNWEELLGGEFEKRARDRNFDKIQKEMYGQFENTFMMYLPRLCEHCLNPSCVATCPSGAIYKREEDGIVLIDQDKCRGWRLCISGCPYKKIYFNWKSGKSEKCIFCYPRIESGQPTVCSETCVGRIRYLGVLLYDADRIEEAASTEYETDLYERQCDVFLNPHDPAVIEEALKQGIPQNVIDAAQRSPVYKMAMDWKLALPLHPEYRTLPMVWYVPPLSPIQSYADAGGLPKSDGVLPAIESLRIPVQYLANMLSAGDTAPVLRALKRMMAMRHYMRSQTVEGVTDTRAIDEVGLSVEQIEEMYRYLAIANYEDRFVIPTSHREMARDAFPERNGCGFSFGDGCHGSDTKFNLFNSSRIDAINITEVRDKAEGE, from the coding sequence ATGAAGATACGCTCACAGGTTGGCATGGTACTGAACCTCGATAAATGCATTGGCTGCCACACCTGCTCCGTCACCTGTAAAAACGTCTGGACCGGGCGTGAAGGAATGGAGTACGCGTGGTTTAACAACGTCGAGACAAAACCCGGCATCGGCTATCCGAAAAACTGGGAAGATCAGGAGGAGTGGCAAGGCGGTTGGGTTCGCGACGTGAATGGCAAGATCAGACCCCGCCTGGGCGGCAAAATGGGCGTCATCACTAAAATCTTCGCTAACCCGGTCATTCCGCAAATCGATGATTACTATGAGCCGTTCACCTACGACTATCAGCATCTGCACAGCGCGCCGGAAGGAAAGCATATGCCCACTGCCCGTCCCCGTTCGCTGATTGACGGCAAGCGGATGGATAAAATTATCTGGGGACCGAACTGGGAAGAGTTGCTCGGCGGCGAATTTGAAAAACGCGCCCGCGACCGCAACTTCGACAAGATCCAGAAGGAGATGTACGGCCAGTTTGAAAATACCTTCATGATGTATCTGCCGCGCCTGTGCGAACACTGCCTGAACCCAAGCTGTGTCGCCACCTGCCCGAGCGGTGCCATTTACAAGCGTGAAGAAGACGGCATTGTGCTGATCGATCAGGATAAATGTCGCGGCTGGCGCTTGTGCATCAGCGGCTGCCCGTACAAAAAAATCTACTTCAACTGGAAAAGCGGCAAATCCGAAAAATGCATTTTCTGTTATCCGCGCATTGAGTCCGGTCAGCCGACCGTCTGTTCGGAAACCTGCGTCGGGCGTATCCGCTATCTCGGCGTACTGCTCTACGATGCGGATCGCATTGAAGAAGCGGCCAGCACCGAATATGAAACGGATCTTTATGAGCGCCAGTGCGACGTGTTTCTTAACCCGCACGACCCGGCGGTGATAGAAGAAGCGCTGAAACAGGGGATCCCGCAAAACGTTATCGATGCCGCGCAGCGATCGCCGGTTTACAAAATGGCGATGGACTGGAAGCTGGCGCTGCCGCTGCATCCGGAATACCGCACGCTGCCAATGGTCTGGTACGTGCCGCCGCTGTCGCCGATTCAGTCCTACGCCGATGCGGGCGGACTGCCCAAAAGCGACGGCGTACTGCCAGCGATCGAAAGCCTGCGCATTCCGGTGCAATACCTCGCCAATATGCTGAGCGCAGGCGACACCGCGCCGGTGCTGCGTGCGCTGAAGCGCATGATGGCAATGCGCCACTATATGCGTTCGCAAACTGTAGAAGGCGTCACCGATACTCGTGCGATTGACGAAGTGGGCTTAAGCGTTGAACAGATTGAAGAGATGTATCGCTACCTGGCGATTGCCAACTACGAAGACCGCTTTGTGATCCCGACCAGCCACCGCGAAATGGCGCGCGACGCCTTCCCCGAACGCAACGGTTGCGGCTTCTCCTTCGGCGACGGCTGCCACGGTTCCGATACCAAATTTAACCTGTTCAACAGTAGTCGTATTGACGCCATCAACATCACCGAAGTGCGTGATAAAGCGGAGGGGGAATAA